The proteins below are encoded in one region of Effusibacillus dendaii:
- a CDS encoding COX15/CtaA family protein, whose amino-acid sequence MKRALKIFSVLTTIGMFLVLMAGTLVTNTGSQDGCGNTWPLCHGEFRPMATLASMIEYSHRAITGIVGIMVGILAVWMWRTYRQRRDVKWLSFLSIFFIFVQAVLGAAAVIWKQSEAVLALHFGISLIAFASVLLLCVITFEGNHSIRGASYRISKGYRNFIWGIFVYVYGLIYLGAYVRRVNAGMAIETWPLNNGRVIPDHLVGEVAVSFTHRLAALVGLLLFVTLLIVTKRRYPERRDFVIGSVLCVITLILQIFSGGYLVLSKLSVDSLMLHNTFVSLFFASLSYLCYQVATQTRPGGSASFLMDRDLALSYRHERKAD is encoded by the coding sequence ATGAAAAGGGCTCTGAAAATATTTTCTGTCTTGACGACCATCGGGATGTTTTTGGTATTAATGGCGGGCACGCTTGTAACCAATACGGGATCGCAAGACGGTTGCGGCAATACCTGGCCGCTCTGTCACGGTGAATTTCGACCGATGGCCACATTGGCTTCCATGATTGAATACAGCCATCGTGCGATTACGGGAATTGTAGGTATTATGGTTGGGATTCTGGCCGTTTGGATGTGGCGGACGTATCGGCAACGGCGGGATGTCAAATGGCTGAGCTTTTTGAGCATCTTTTTTATTTTTGTGCAAGCGGTGTTAGGAGCGGCGGCTGTAATCTGGAAACAGTCGGAAGCCGTTCTAGCGCTGCACTTCGGAATCTCGTTGATCGCATTTGCCAGCGTATTGTTGCTTTGTGTCATTACATTTGAGGGGAACCATTCGATACGCGGGGCGTCTTACAGGATCTCAAAAGGGTACCGGAATTTCATCTGGGGGATTTTTGTTTATGTGTATGGACTCATCTATTTAGGGGCGTACGTAAGGCGTGTCAATGCAGGGATGGCGATCGAGACCTGGCCATTGAACAACGGACGGGTGATCCCCGATCATCTGGTTGGCGAGGTAGCAGTCAGTTTCACGCATCGATTGGCAGCGCTTGTAGGCCTCCTGCTGTTTGTGACATTGTTGATTGTAACGAAGCGGAGGTACCCGGAGCGCCGTGATTTTGTAATCGGAAGTGTTCTGTGCGTGATTACTCTTATTTTACAAATTTTTAGCGGCGGATATCTGGTGCTCTCAAAGTTGAGCGTTGATTCGTTAATGCTTCATAACACGTTTGTTTCCTTGTTTTTCGCCAGTTTGAGCTATCTCTGCTACCAAGTGGCTACGCAGACGAGGCCGGGCGGCAGCGCTTCTTTCTTGATGGACAGGGATTTAGCTTTATCTTATCGACATGAGAGGAAGGCCGACTAA
- a CDS encoding SufS family cysteine desulfurase — translation MFNVQEIKKDFAALQQQVNGKSLVYLDSAASSQIPKQVAEAMSQYYATSHSNVHRGVHTLGERATSAYEGAREKVARFLNAPKVENIVFTRGTTESINLVAYAYGLHKLQAGDGIVVTLLEHHSNLVPWQQIAKIKGAKLYMVELTEEGHLNLEQYRSFLKQGNIKIVAVTQASNVLGTVTPTKQIVQEAHAAGAVVVVDAAQSAPHMAIDVQDLDADFLAASGHKMLGPTGIGFLYGKSELLDDMEPFQMGGSMIGLVDYYESNWAEVPAKFEAGTPNIVGAVGLAAAIDYLNALGMENVHQHEQQLLAYAWDRLSQVEGIELYGPRQPRTGLIAFNIDDTHPHDVSTVLDAEGVAVRAGHHCAQPLHKWLHTAATNRASFYIYNDEQDIDRLVAALQKVKEMFGYVTR, via the coding sequence TTGTTCAACGTACAGGAAATTAAAAAGGATTTTGCCGCTTTGCAGCAGCAAGTCAATGGAAAGTCATTAGTTTATCTGGATTCGGCAGCCAGTTCGCAAATTCCGAAGCAAGTTGCGGAAGCGATGTCACAATATTATGCGACGAGCCATTCCAATGTGCATCGCGGCGTGCATACATTGGGAGAACGGGCAACCAGCGCTTACGAAGGCGCAAGGGAAAAAGTAGCACGTTTTCTGAATGCGCCGAAGGTTGAAAATATCGTATTCACGCGGGGAACGACCGAGTCAATCAATTTGGTTGCTTACGCGTACGGGCTTCACAAACTGCAAGCAGGTGACGGAATTGTAGTGACCCTGTTGGAACACCATTCCAATCTGGTGCCTTGGCAGCAGATCGCCAAGATCAAAGGCGCCAAGCTCTACATGGTGGAACTGACAGAAGAAGGTCATCTCAATCTGGAGCAGTACCGTTCTTTTCTGAAACAGGGGAATATTAAAATTGTGGCGGTTACCCAAGCGTCCAATGTGCTGGGAACGGTCACGCCTACGAAACAGATCGTTCAGGAAGCGCATGCGGCAGGTGCGGTGGTGGTGGTCGATGCGGCGCAAAGCGCTCCGCATATGGCAATCGATGTGCAGGATCTGGACGCCGATTTTCTGGCCGCATCGGGGCACAAAATGCTCGGTCCGACGGGGATTGGATTTTTGTATGGAAAAAGCGAACTGTTGGACGACATGGAGCCTTTTCAAATGGGCGGCAGCATGATTGGCCTGGTGGATTATTATGAGTCAAATTGGGCGGAAGTGCCGGCCAAATTTGAAGCGGGAACGCCAAACATCGTAGGTGCAGTCGGACTGGCTGCGGCGATTGATTATCTGAACGCACTCGGTATGGAAAATGTGCATCAGCATGAACAGCAATTGCTTGCCTATGCATGGGACCGGTTAAGCCAGGTGGAAGGAATTGAACTTTATGGTCCGCGTCAACCGCGTACCGGGTTGATCGCTTTTAATATTGACGACACGCATCCGCATGATGTATCGACAGTACTGGATGCGGAAGGCGTCGCTGTCAGAGCGGGGCATCACTGCGCGCAGCCGCTGCACAAATGGCTGCACACGGCGGCTACCAACCGGGCCAGTTTTTATATCTATAACGATGAACAGGACATCGATCGTTTAGTGGCGGCTCTGCAAAAAGTAAAGGAGATGTTCGGATATGTCACTCGATAG
- the sufU gene encoding Fe-S cluster assembly sulfur transfer protein SufU: MSLDSLYQDVILDHYKRPRNVGKIENYDVGMELANPTCGDVIGVHLKVDETGKVEDAKFHGHGCSISQSSASMLTVKLKGKTIAEARQLIDRFYDMMKGVEGDYSGLGELQALQGVSKYPVRIKCATLAWKALEQGLDKKEGVENGQSK, encoded by the coding sequence ATGTCACTCGATAGTCTCTATCAGGACGTGATCCTCGATCATTACAAGCGTCCCCGAAACGTCGGTAAAATTGAAAATTATGACGTTGGCATGGAATTGGCAAATCCGACTTGCGGTGACGTGATCGGGGTGCATTTGAAAGTTGACGAAACAGGCAAGGTGGAAGATGCGAAATTTCATGGACACGGCTGTTCCATCAGTCAATCGAGCGCTTCCATGCTGACCGTTAAGCTAAAAGGAAAAACGATTGCAGAAGCGCGCCAACTGATCGACCGCTTTTACGATATGATGAAAGGCGTGGAAGGGGATTACAGCGGCCTGGGGGAACTGCAGGCTTTGCAGGGTGTCTCCAAATACCCGGTGCGGATCAAATGTGCGACGCTCGCTTGGAAAGCGTTAGAACAAGGCTTGGATAAAAAGGAGGGTGTCGAAAATGGCCAAAGCAAATGA
- a CDS encoding acyltransferase, whose translation MSGKDRISEIQYLRGIAFCAVAMQHVIGVYNQVTISLGESVILAVFLELVKFAVPTFVFITGLVLFYNYNEGVRYPSFIWKRIKEILIPYLIWSVLYAVSFPPDNPFHVSPIREFTHQWITGTAFYHLWFVVMIFQFYLLYPLFQRLMLWFRTIRRQIWLLLVSGILYLAVLWASLYAIPRGLIRFDNPILHALLDKYRDRNFLLWFFYFLLGAVAGLSVSRWRDWIKRIHYWNIPIFLILFAWVTSMLANSINLSNKLKLNANIATSLRPSMFWFSVSSIALVYVLSVQMSQRENWLSHLTESIGKYSYGAYLIHALVLQMIGGFIVRLPIQNHLFGLLLTFVGCVLLSWLLTFALSKLPFGHLLVGTTKKKKPASPLPASSHTTTGSV comes from the coding sequence ATGAGCGGAAAAGACCGGATATCAGAAATTCAGTATCTACGGGGCATCGCTTTTTGTGCGGTCGCTATGCAGCATGTTATCGGTGTCTACAATCAGGTGACGATCAGCCTCGGAGAATCAGTGATCCTCGCTGTTTTTTTGGAGTTGGTAAAATTTGCTGTGCCGACATTCGTGTTTATTACCGGACTTGTTCTTTTTTACAACTACAACGAAGGGGTTCGTTATCCTTCATTCATCTGGAAGCGCATCAAGGAAATCCTGATTCCATATCTGATCTGGTCAGTCCTATACGCGGTTTCGTTTCCGCCCGACAACCCATTTCACGTTTCGCCAATCAGGGAATTCACTCACCAATGGATAACGGGCACTGCATTTTACCATTTGTGGTTTGTCGTTATGATTTTTCAATTCTATTTGTTATATCCTCTGTTTCAGCGGTTGATGTTGTGGTTTCGGACAATCCGCAGGCAAATCTGGCTGTTGCTTGTCAGTGGAATACTGTACCTTGCCGTTCTGTGGGCTTCCCTTTATGCAATTCCGAGAGGCTTGATCCGCTTTGACAACCCGATTTTACACGCACTTTTGGATAAGTACCGGGATCGCAACTTCCTGCTCTGGTTTTTCTACTTCCTGTTAGGGGCGGTCGCCGGATTGTCTGTTTCCCGTTGGCGGGATTGGATCAAACGAATACATTACTGGAATATCCCTATTTTTCTGATTCTGTTTGCCTGGGTGACATCTATGCTGGCAAACAGCATCAACCTGTCAAATAAATTGAAATTGAATGCAAACATCGCCACCTCTCTCCGACCGTCGATGTTTTGGTTCTCCGTCAGCTCGATTGCGCTTGTTTATGTGCTGAGTGTTCAAATGTCGCAGCGGGAAAATTGGCTGAGCCATCTTACCGAGTCAATTGGTAAATATTCTTATGGTGCCTATCTGATACACGCTCTTGTTCTTCAAATGATCGGCGGCTTCATCGTTCGGTTGCCGATTCAGAATCATTTGTTCGGACTGCTACTCACGTTTGTCGGTTGTGTTCTGCTGTCGTGGTTGCTGACTTTCGCGCTTAGCAAACTGCCGTTTGGCCATCTGCTGGTTGGAACGACAAAAAAGAAGAAGCCGGCTTCCCCATTGCCCGCTTCTTCACATACGACAACCGGTTCAGTCTGA
- a CDS encoding DMT family transporter → MRPIFLGVLASFFFAFTFVLNRAMSLSGGSWIWSASLRYIFMVPLLLLLVIGRNNLRPLLQEMRNQPGKWLLWSFVGFGLFYAPLCFAAEFSPGWLIAGTWQITIISGSLLVPFFSETIKTPDGSVKIRGKVPVKGLVMSFIILVGIALMQVEQANHFSSKNLWLGVIPVIIASFAYPLGNRKMMDICEGRLDTYQRVLGMTLASLPFWFLLSLYGLFTVGAPSKEQTIQAVLVAVCSGVIATVLFFRATDMVRGNMQKLASVEATQSLEVLFAAAGEVIMLASPLPSALSWLGMFLVITGMILHSYISHKKQSMNNQQAGASF, encoded by the coding sequence TTGCGTCCTATTTTTCTAGGTGTTTTGGCATCTTTCTTTTTCGCTTTTACATTTGTCCTGAACCGGGCGATGTCGTTGTCAGGCGGAAGCTGGATTTGGAGCGCTTCGCTTCGGTATATTTTTATGGTTCCGTTGCTCTTGCTCCTTGTGATAGGCAGAAATAATTTACGCCCTCTTTTACAAGAAATGCGAAATCAGCCAGGAAAATGGCTTTTATGGAGCTTTGTTGGATTTGGCTTATTCTATGCGCCCTTATGTTTTGCGGCTGAATTTTCACCAGGTTGGCTGATCGCCGGAACGTGGCAGATTACCATTATTTCCGGTTCCCTGCTTGTACCGTTTTTTTCAGAGACGATTAAAACACCAGATGGTTCTGTAAAAATTAGAGGGAAAGTGCCGGTTAAAGGTCTTGTCATGTCATTCATTATTCTTGTTGGCATAGCTCTTATGCAGGTGGAACAGGCAAACCATTTTTCTTCCAAAAATTTGTGGTTAGGCGTTATACCTGTCATTATCGCTTCATTTGCGTATCCGCTCGGCAACCGTAAAATGATGGACATATGCGAGGGCCGCTTAGACACTTACCAGCGTGTATTGGGCATGACGCTGGCGAGTCTGCCATTCTGGTTTCTGCTTTCCCTCTATGGTTTATTTACTGTCGGCGCACCAAGCAAAGAACAAACGATTCAAGCGGTGTTGGTTGCAGTTTGTTCCGGGGTGATTGCGACGGTCCTCTTTTTTCGGGCCACCGACATGGTCAGGGGCAATATGCAAAAGTTGGCTTCCGTAGAAGCGACACAGTCTTTGGAAGTGCTGTTTGCTGCTGCGGGAGAAGTCATCATGTTGGCTAGTCCACTTCCGTCCGCGTTGTCCTGGTTGGGGATGTTTCTTGTGATTACAGGCATGATTTTGCATAGTTATATTTCACATAAAAAACAGTCTATGAACAATCAACAAGCGGGCGCTTCATTTTGA
- a CDS encoding quinone oxidoreductase family protein, whose amino-acid sequence MKAVRFHRNGGSEVLQYEEVERPTPDSGEVLIEVKACGVNYADISRRYGRYVLPTPLPFTPGLEVAGIVKEVGPSVDEKWVGQPVATLLHGGGGYAEYAIADANGLIPVPAGLDFSKAVALPLQGLTAYHVLTTSGHLKQGETVLVHAAAGGVGLLSVQLAKKFGASKVIGTASTAEKRELAKQSGAEVTIDYTKEDWPQQVLDVTNGKGVDIILEMVGGEMIQQNLKCLADYGRMVVFGAASGQRGTLVPNQLMAKNQTVTGFFLSKLMEDPNRYQPSMAELLKWATSGELNVQIGGVYPLAEAANVQDLMEGRQTTGKLVLVP is encoded by the coding sequence ATGAAAGCGGTGCGGTTTCACCGGAACGGCGGATCGGAAGTGCTGCAGTACGAGGAAGTGGAAAGGCCAACGCCCGATTCGGGAGAAGTTTTGATTGAAGTGAAGGCGTGCGGAGTAAACTATGCAGATATTTCCAGGCGGTACGGACGGTATGTGCTGCCCACTCCGTTGCCGTTCACTCCGGGTCTTGAAGTGGCAGGGATTGTAAAAGAGGTAGGGCCTAGCGTCGACGAAAAATGGGTCGGACAGCCTGTTGCCACGTTGCTGCATGGAGGCGGAGGCTATGCGGAATACGCGATTGCCGATGCCAACGGACTGATTCCGGTGCCTGCAGGATTGGATTTTTCCAAAGCGGTTGCCCTCCCATTGCAAGGGTTGACTGCTTATCACGTACTGACCACGTCCGGTCACCTGAAGCAGGGAGAAACGGTGCTGGTGCATGCCGCAGCAGGTGGCGTAGGGTTGCTGTCCGTTCAGTTAGCGAAAAAATTTGGCGCCTCCAAAGTGATCGGAACGGCCAGCACAGCCGAAAAACGGGAACTGGCGAAACAGTCGGGTGCCGAAGTAACAATCGATTATACAAAAGAAGACTGGCCGCAACAGGTATTGGATGTCACCAACGGTAAAGGTGTCGATATCATTCTTGAAATGGTCGGCGGTGAAATGATCCAGCAAAATCTGAAATGCCTGGCTGATTATGGACGCATGGTAGTGTTTGGAGCAGCGAGCGGGCAGCGGGGGACGCTGGTTCCCAATCAACTGATGGCCAAAAACCAAACGGTTACCGGATTTTTCCTCAGCAAGCTGATGGAAGACCCGAACCGTTATCAGCCAAGTATGGCCGAATTGCTGAAGTGGGCCACAAGCGGCGAATTGAATGTGCAAATTGGCGGTGTCTATCCGCTGGCAGAAGCGGCAAATGTGCAGGATCTGATGGAAGGTCGCCAAACAACCGGCAAACTGGTACTGGTTCCTTAA
- a CDS encoding cation diffusion facilitator family transporter gives MPHHEHAHHHDHDHHGRFHDHDHGHDHSHGHKHDHDHFHAGGHVHVAHDKLKRGIFLGFVILAVEVIGGIWANSLALLTDAAHMLTDVMSLIVAYFAMRAATAPPSKNMTYGRHRITILAALFNAITLIVIVFYVGFEGYQRLLHPQPVEGAILFVTAVIGVVVNLYIGLGLRDESDNINIRSAMLHVMGDAAASAGVIVAGIIMYFTGWYILDPILSFVIALIVAIGACRVLRETYIVLMEGTPREIDFDEVVETIQSVPGIKEVHDLHIWCLTSNRNAMSGHLVVDGELTIRNSQQMIRQLEKVVLEKFRIGHVTIQFEDDQHPHEDMFAIDREWKH, from the coding sequence ATGCCGCATCATGAACACGCACATCATCATGACCACGACCATCATGGCCGCTTTCATGATCACGACCATGGCCATGATCATAGCCATGGCCACAAACATGACCATGACCATTTCCATGCAGGCGGACATGTGCATGTCGCCCACGATAAGCTGAAGCGAGGGATTTTTCTAGGATTTGTCATATTGGCGGTAGAAGTGATCGGCGGGATTTGGGCAAACAGTCTGGCGCTGTTGACCGATGCGGCACACATGCTGACCGACGTGATGTCTTTGATCGTGGCCTATTTTGCTATGCGTGCGGCAACGGCGCCCCCTTCCAAAAACATGACATACGGCCGCCATCGAATCACGATTTTGGCGGCGCTATTTAACGCGATTACTCTCATCGTGATCGTTTTTTATGTGGGTTTTGAAGGATATCAGCGTCTGTTGCATCCGCAGCCGGTGGAAGGAGCGATATTATTCGTGACGGCTGTAATTGGGGTGGTTGTCAATCTTTACATCGGACTGGGTCTGCGGGATGAATCGGACAATATCAATATCAGAAGCGCGATGCTGCATGTAATGGGGGATGCGGCCGCCTCTGCCGGTGTGATCGTGGCAGGAATTATCATGTATTTTACGGGCTGGTACATCCTCGATCCGATTTTAAGTTTCGTAATCGCGTTGATTGTAGCGATTGGCGCATGTCGTGTTTTGAGAGAAACATACATCGTGTTGATGGAGGGGACTCCACGCGAAATCGATTTTGACGAAGTGGTGGAAACGATTCAGTCTGTCCCCGGTATCAAAGAGGTTCACGACCTGCATATATGGTGTTTGACATCCAACCGCAATGCAATGAGCGGACATCTTGTCGTAGACGGAGAGCTGACTATACGGAACAGCCAACAGATGATTCGCCAACTGGAGAAAGTGGTGCTTGAAAAGTTCCGGATCGGTCACGTTACGATACAGTTTGAAGATGATCAGCATCCACATGAAGATATGTTTGCGATCGACCGAGAGTGGAAGCATTAA
- the sufD gene encoding Fe-S cluster assembly protein SufD, which produces MSKVISSAISPAVTTLENRFNEPKWAKQIRTEALAAYESMDLPKEDEGWRNLRLKEVPLDSLVPLADQKETPDSVRSRISPDAAGVLVHYNSDVTETKLNPDLASKGVILTSLQEAIAKHPDKVEKYFGQLYNTKESKFAALHYALRTGGAFLYVPKNVVIETPIQLFTYGDQPNVGIFNHTLIVAESFSQFTVLEYSASDLGGSNAIHSGAVEIFAADGAKVSYVILQNFDQGIYSFYPRRAKIGRDAEVNWAAAELGGKIARSENTSYVDGEGAQSNAVVVFFGSDEQSLDVSAQMIHTGRNSFSDILAKGVMGDKGKTIWRGLGYIKPGAKGSSTFQRENSLILSDGAKGDAIPGLLIEETDVAGAGHAATVGRIDETQLFYLQSRGISLKQAQKMIVEGFFGSVIELIPVESVRKEVQSLVDRKLGW; this is translated from the coding sequence ATGTCGAAAGTCATTAGTTCTGCCATTTCACCTGCCGTAACAACGCTTGAAAATCGTTTCAATGAACCCAAGTGGGCAAAACAGATCCGTACGGAGGCGCTTGCAGCGTACGAATCGATGGATCTTCCGAAAGAAGATGAAGGATGGCGCAATCTTCGCCTGAAAGAAGTGCCGCTTGATTCATTGGTACCGCTTGCCGATCAAAAAGAAACGCCGGATTCCGTGCGCAGCCGAATCAGTCCTGATGCGGCCGGTGTGCTGGTTCATTACAACAGCGATGTAACGGAAACTAAACTGAATCCCGATCTGGCATCTAAAGGAGTGATTCTCACCAGCCTGCAGGAGGCCATTGCCAAGCATCCGGATAAAGTTGAGAAATATTTTGGTCAACTGTACAACACAAAAGAAAGTAAATTTGCGGCCCTTCATTACGCGTTGCGAACAGGCGGGGCGTTCCTGTACGTGCCTAAAAACGTGGTCATTGAGACGCCGATTCAACTGTTTACTTATGGGGATCAACCGAATGTCGGGATTTTTAATCATACGCTGATCGTTGCCGAATCGTTCTCCCAATTTACCGTTCTGGAGTACTCCGCTTCCGATCTTGGCGGTTCGAATGCGATCCATAGCGGGGCTGTTGAGATTTTTGCAGCAGATGGAGCAAAAGTATCGTATGTAATATTGCAGAATTTTGACCAGGGCATATACAGTTTCTATCCGCGCCGCGCCAAAATCGGACGCGATGCGGAAGTGAACTGGGCGGCCGCCGAATTGGGGGGTAAAATTGCCCGTTCCGAAAATACGTCCTACGTTGACGGAGAAGGAGCGCAATCAAACGCGGTTGTCGTGTTCTTCGGTTCTGATGAACAATCGCTGGACGTTTCTGCACAGATGATTCATACAGGCCGCAACAGCTTTTCTGATATTCTTGCCAAAGGCGTCATGGGCGACAAAGGAAAAACGATCTGGCGCGGGCTTGGTTATATCAAACCGGGTGCGAAAGGTTCCTCCACCTTCCAACGGGAGAACAGCCTGATTCTGTCTGACGGGGCAAAAGGGGATGCGATTCCCGGTCTCCTGATCGAAGAAACGGACGTAGCGGGCGCCGGCCATGCGGCGACTGTTGGACGGATCGATGAGACACAATTGTTTTATCTGCAAAGCCGGGGGATCTCGCTTAAACAGGCGCAAAAAATGATTGTCGAAGGTTTCTTCGGTTCCGTCATTGAACTCATTCCGGTGGAATCGGTGCGTAAAGAGGTACAGTCCCTCGTGGATCGAAAGTTGGGGTGGTAA
- the sufC gene encoding Fe-S cluster assembly ATPase SufC produces MAELVIKDLHANVAGKEVLKGFNLTIKGNEVHAIMGPNGTGKTTLSMTLSGHPRYEVTQGEVTLDGKNLLELGVDERARAGLFLAFQYPAEIPGVPLKNFLRQSYNAVKGTEMEVFEFYSIMQEKMQMMKMDMSFANRNLNEGFSGGEKKRNEILQMALLEPKIAILDETDSGLDIDALKIVADGVNSLRGPELGVLVITHYHRLLEYIKPDFVHVMLDGRIVRSGGPELALELEEKGYDWIRSEVSVGGEV; encoded by the coding sequence ATGGCAGAACTCGTCATTAAAGACCTGCACGCGAATGTAGCAGGCAAAGAAGTGTTGAAAGGTTTTAATTTAACCATAAAAGGAAATGAAGTGCACGCCATAATGGGTCCGAACGGAACAGGGAAGACCACTTTGTCAATGACGCTTTCCGGTCATCCGCGTTATGAAGTGACTCAGGGCGAAGTGACCCTCGATGGTAAAAACCTGCTGGAACTGGGAGTGGACGAACGGGCGCGTGCCGGATTGTTCCTTGCTTTCCAATATCCGGCTGAAATTCCCGGCGTTCCGTTGAAAAACTTCCTGCGTCAATCATATAACGCAGTGAAGGGCACCGAAATGGAAGTGTTTGAATTTTATTCCATCATGCAAGAAAAAATGCAAATGATGAAAATGGATATGTCATTTGCCAACCGGAACCTGAATGAAGGTTTCTCCGGTGGTGAAAAGAAACGAAACGAGATTCTTCAGATGGCGCTGCTTGAGCCAAAAATTGCGATTCTGGACGAAACGGACTCCGGCCTCGACATAGACGCTTTGAAAATTGTTGCAGACGGTGTGAACAGCCTGCGCGGACCCGAACTCGGTGTACTCGTCATCACCCACTACCATCGTTTGCTTGAATACATCAAACCGGACTTTGTACATGTCATGTTGGATGGACGGATTGTCCGTTCCGGCGGCCCTGAACTGGCTCTTGAGCTGGAGGAAAAGGGGTACGATTGGATTAGGAGCGAAGTGTCTGTCGGTGGGGAGGTATAA
- a CDS encoding RrF2 family transcriptional regulator — protein sequence MKLSARGHYGLIAMAYLAQRENEGPIPIKTIATAEQVPEQFLEQILFSMRKAGLVSSVRGPRGGYTLSRSSADITAGEVIRALEGPIAPVECLEADAEECCSKTDNCSTKFVWEKLRDTMVSVLDNITLQEIAQRGDKLIVNLEQTK from the coding sequence TTGAAACTATCTGCCCGTGGCCATTATGGGTTGATCGCCATGGCCTATTTGGCGCAACGAGAAAATGAGGGGCCGATACCAATCAAAACGATTGCGACTGCCGAGCAGGTTCCGGAACAATTCCTGGAACAGATTCTGTTCTCGATGCGAAAGGCCGGACTGGTCAGCAGCGTACGCGGACCGCGCGGTGGTTACACCTTATCCCGGTCGTCTGCTGATATAACGGCAGGAGAAGTTATCAGGGCGTTGGAAGGGCCGATTGCTCCCGTAGAGTGTCTGGAAGCGGATGCGGAAGAATGTTGCAGCAAAACTGACAACTGTTCAACCAAGTTTGTTTGGGAAAAACTACGGGATACAATGGTTTCCGTGCTTGATAATATTACGCTTCAGGAAATCGCCCAAAGGGGCGACAAGCTGATAGTGAATTTGGAACAGACAAAATAA